GTCGGTCCCGACATCGAACGCGCTCTGACCGCGCTGGAACGGCTGCAAGCGGAGATGGACCGCCGCTATGTCGAGCTGGACCGGGTCCGGCGGCGCAAGATCGACCGTCACGACCCCATCGACGTGATCATGGTTGTCATCGATGAGCTGGCCCTGTTCTCGGCCACGATGGGCACCAAGGACCAGCAAGAACAGTTCGTCCGCCTGCTGCGCGACCTTGTGGCGCGGGGCCGGGCTGCCGGGATCATCGTCGTAGCCGCGACTCAGCGGCCTTCTGCCGACATCATCCCTACTTCGCTGCGGGACCTGTTCGGGTACCGCATGGCTTATCGCTGCACCACCGATTCCAGCTCCGACATCATCCTCGGCCGGGGCTGGGCCGCGCAGGGCTTCGACGCCTCCAACATTGCGCCGGAGGAACGCGGCGTCGCCCTGCTGCTCGCCGAAGGCGGCATCCCACGCCGGATGAAGACCGCCTATCTGACCGACGCGCACATTCACTCGCTCGTCGAATACGCGCGCCGAATCCGCACTCGCAAGACCGCTTAATCCGCATTCGCAATTCGACTCGCAGGAGAGGACTGCCCTCATGCTGATCGCAACCAAACCCATGGCCCTCACTCCCGAGCAGCTGTGGGTCTTCGTCACCGGCGAGAACAACGCCGTCGACGTCGCCCGCCTGGCCCACGCGCCCGAGATCGGCGGCTTCATCGCCCTGCCGATTTCCGCGTTCGACCCTTACGCGCTGCTGCCCGCCTACGCGCCGACCGGCGAACTCCTGGAGGGCTGGCGGTGGGCCACCACCCAGGACGTCGACGCCTACGCGCACTTGTTCGCCTGACCCGGAGCATCCTTGACCGTCTCGACCATGACCCTCAGCCCCACCGCTAAGACTGTGGTGGGGCTGGGAGCCGTCGCCGAGCCGGACATCCTCCGCCGCGCGAGTAGCCCTGACTACCGCTGGTGGCTCGCTCACGTCATGCCTGCGGCTGCCTGCTCTCGGCCGGTACGCCTGCGCGTGGAAGCGGACTGGGGCGGCGGTGACGTCGAGCGGGTCACTGACGATATGCCGGACGGGCTGCTCTATGTCGCCTGCAAGAATCGGCGTGCCTCGGTCTGTCCGGCCTGCGCGGAGACCTACCGGGCCGACACCTACCAGCTCGTGAAAGCCGGTCTCGTCGGCAGGAAGGGCGTGCCGGAGACCGTTACCGAGCATCCGTGCTTCTTCGTCACCCTCACCGCGCCGGCCTTCGGGCCTGTGCACAGTCGGGTGGTCAGCAACGGGCAGGTCAAGCCCTGTCGGCCCCGGCGGTACGCCCCGCTTTGTCCGCATGGCCGTTCAACTGAGTGTCGCGTGCGGCATGGCGAGGATGACTCGTGCGTGGGGGAGCCGATCTGCCGGGACTGCTACGACTACGAGGCACAGGCGGTCTGGAACTTTCATGCTGGGGAGCTGTGGCGGCGGACCACGATCACGCTGAACCGGTACCTCAAGGCTGCGGCCAAGGACCGGGGCGTGCAGGTGCGGTTGTCGTATGCCAAGGTCGCCGAGTACCAGCGTCGCGGCGTTGTGCACTTCCATGCCCTGATCAGGCTCGATGGCCTTGACCCGAACGATCTGGATACCATTGTCGCGCCGGATCCGAGCATTACGCCGGAGCTGCTGAGCAGCCTTATCGACACCGCTGCGACCGTTACGCGCTTCACTACGGCACCCCATCCCCGGCGTCGTACCGGCTGGACCATGGCCTGGGGCAAGCAGCGTGACATCCGCCCCGTCCACCTTCTCGCGAGCGATCACGATGACCGTGGTGCGCTGACAACCACCGCGGTGGCCGCCTACCTCGCGAAGTACGCCACGAAGGCCACCGAGGAAGCCGGGCATGTCTCCCGGCGACTGACGCAGCTCGACGCCAACCTGCACGCGGAGCGCGACAACCACCAGTCCCGGCAGCTCGTCGCCTGCTGGCGGCTCGGGCAGCGGCCCTTCTACTACACCAGCAAGCAGCAGCGCACCGAGTGGGCCGAAGGCTGGGGAAAGCTCCAGAAATGGGCGCACATGCTCGGCTTCGGCGGTCACTTCTCCACCAAGAGCCGCCGCTACTCCACCACTCTCACAACGCTGAGGGCCGTCCGTAAGGCATTCCAGCGCGGCGAACACCCCGAAGAGACACTGCCGGCCGACGCGGACCGGGACGGCGAACAGTCCGCGGTCACTCTCAACTGGATCTTCGACGGCGTCGGGTGGTTGACCATCGGCGACGCCGCCTTGGCGAACACGGCCGCGGCCAAGGCGCGGGAGCGCAAACGTGTTGCGCGAGAAGAGATCGAAAGCCACTGAAGGGAGAAGCAATGGAACCGATCCTGCTCCGCGTCGACGAAGCCGCGCACCTGCTCGGCATCGGCCGGACGCGGGTCTACGACTTGATCCGATTAGGACAGTTGCGGTCCGTCAAGGTGTTCGACTCGCGCCGGATTCCTCGGGACGCGATTGACGAGTACGTGCGGTCTCTGATGGCACAGGCGGCGTGATGGCGAAGCGTGCGGCCAACGGGATGGGCACAATCGTGCAGCGAAAGGACGGGCGCTACCAGGCGGCGGTCTACGTGCTCACGGTGCACGGCACCCGCCAGCGGAAGTACGTCTACGGCAAGACCTGGGAGGAGGTGAACAACAAGCGCATCGAGCTGCTCGACAACAACCGCAAGGGCGTGCCGTCGATCTCCTCATCGATGAAGCTGGGGGACTACCTCGACTATTGGCTGGACGAGATCGTGCGGGTCGAGCGGGGAGCCTCGACGTACTCGGGGTACGAGGTCGTCGTCCGTCGGTATCTCAAGCCGTTGCTCGGGTCGCGGAAGTTGAACGCTCTGACGCCGGCCGATGTCCGGAAGATGCTCGCCAAGCTCCGGAAGATGGAGACGATCCACGGCAAGAAGCTCTCGGCTCGCTACGTCCAGAACGTGTTCGAGGTGTTGCGGAGTGCGCTCAACAACGCCGTGCGGGAAGAGCTGATCGGACGCAACGTGACCACCCTGGTCAAGGCGCCGTCGCGGGATCACTTCGAGGTCGAGCCCATGTCGGCGGCCGACGCGCGGCGGTTTATCCGGCACGCCTCCGAGCACTGGCTGTCCGCGCTCTGGCTCGTGTTGATCACCACTGGGCTCCGCAAGGGCGAGGTGCTGGGGCTGGCCTGGTCGGACGTCAACCTGACCACGGGGGAGTTCCGGGTGCGGCGGACGGTCCAGCGGGTGCGGGGCAAGTTGATGTTCGGCGAGCCCAAGACGAAGAAGTCGCGTCGCGTGCTGTACCTGCCGCCTGTCTGCCTGGCGGCGCTCAAGGCGCACCGCCGGGATACCGCCGAGCGGCTGACCGAGCCCCTGAACCCGGCACCGGGGCAGCCGGACGATCTTGTGTTCATCACCCGTTCGGGGAGGGTGGTCGAGCCGCGGAACGTGAACACCATGCTCGACCGGGTGCTACGGAGAGCGAGCATCGATCGCAGCCGCGTGCATGACTTGCGCCACACCTGCGCGACGCTGCTTCTGGAGGACGGGGCGACCATCCGCGAGGTGATGGAGCAGCTGGGCCACGCTTCGATCACCACCACGGCCAACATCTACGGTCACGTGCTGGACCAGGCGAAGCGGCAGATGGCCGAGCGGATGAACCAGCTGGCCGCGGGGGACTGATGTCAACCCTGGATGTCAACAGGGCCCCGGATGATCTCCGGGGCCCTGTTTGCGCTGCTCCCCCGGCTGGACTCGAACCAGCAACCCTTCGGTTAACAGCCGAATGCTCTGCCAATTGAGCTACAGGGGAATGCTCTGTGCCGCCCGGATCGCTCCGGGCTGACGGGATGAAACTTTAGCTCATGCGCGATCGCGCTCCGCAAGCACCCCCCGGCAGTTCCGCGGGTGTTGGGGGACAATGAGTGATCGAGCCGGAGACACCAGGAGGCGGGCATGAAGACTTTCCTGCTCGGCGCGGCCGTCGGGTACGTACTCGGGGCGCGGGCGGGTCGTGCGCGGTACGAGCAGATCGTGCGGACCTACCGGGCCGTCGCCGACCATCCCGCGGTGCAGGGCGCGGCGGGCGTCGTTCGGGCGAAGGTGGGAGAGAAGGTGGGTGACAGGCTGCCGTTCGGGCGATCGGGCGGTGGGCCGGACGGGCATCGGGGGCGGGAGGCGAAGGCCACCCAGCCGTGACGGGCGGCCGGGGCGCGGCGGCCCGGCCCCCGGTACCGTTAATGCCAAGACCCCGGTGCGCCTCTGACTCACGCGGCCGGGGTTTTGCCAGCCCTCACACGCTGCGCAGCACCGACACGACGGCCCCCAGGATCACCGCACGATCGCCGTCGATCACGTCATACGCCGGGTTCCTCGGCTCCAGGTAGACGTGGCCGTTGCGGCGCCGGTAGACCTTCACCGTCGCTTCTTCGTCGATCATCGCCGCCACGATCTGGCCGCTGTGGGCCTCCGACTGCTGGCGCACCACCACGATGTCACCGTCACAGATGGCCGCGTCGATCATCGAGTCACCTCGAACGCGCAAACCGAACACCGTTCCGCGGCCCGTCAGCTCGCGCGGGAGGGTCAGGGTGTCGTCGAGCTGCTCGATCGCCGAGATCGGGGTCCCGGCCGCGATGTCGCCCACCACCGGGACCGGAACGGAGTCCGACGAAGCCGCGCCCGACGAAGATTCCAGGAAGGCCCGCACGTCGATCGGCCTCGACACCGTCGCGCTGCGGCGCAGGAAACCCTTCTCCTCCAACGCCGCGAGGTGCTTCGACACCGACGACGAAGATCGAAGGCCCACCGCCTCGCCGATCTCACGCGTGTTCGGCGCGTACCCGAACCGGTTCACCCAATCGCGGATCGCGACCAGGATCTGCTGCTGCCGCTCCGGCAACGACGCCGCGTCCAGGTGCTCGAAAAGATCGTCGTAGGAGGTCACCAGCGGATGTTAGATGCTCACACCCGCGCCACCGCGAACACCCGCCGGAACGGGAACCACGTCGTCCCATCGGGTCGCGGCGGATATGCCTCGCCCAGCATCGGCGCCAGCTCCGCACGGAACCGCCGCCACTCGTCATCGTCCAGAGCCGACCGGATCGGGCGAAGCGCCGTGCCGGTGACCCACTCCAGCACCGCGTCCTGCCCGCTCAACCGCTGGATGTACGTCGTCTCCCACGCGTCCACCACACAACCCGCGTCGGCGAACAAGGTCGCGTACTCCGACGGCGCATCGACCGCCTCGACACCCCGCAGCGCACCCACCCGCGAGGACCACGTCTCCCGTGAAGCCAGCTCACGAACCAGCGCGTGCGACGGCGAGTCCATGTTGCCCGGCACCTGCATCGCGAACCACGCCCCGCGCGGCAGCTCGGACACCCACCGGCGCAGCAGCGCACGGTGCTCCGGCACCCACTGCAGCACCGCGTTCGTCACCACGACATCCGTGTCCGGTGCAGGAGACCACTCCCGGACATCGGCAACACGCGCATCGATCCCCGCCTCGCGGGCCGCCGCGACCATCTCCGGCGAGCTGTCGATCGCCTCCAGCGCAGCGCCCGGCCACCGGGCGGCGAGCGAGCGCGTCAGGTTGCCCGGCCCGCAACCCAGGTCCACCACCCGCCGCGGCTCCTCGCACGCAATGCGGCCGATCAGATCGTAGAACGGGCGTCCTCGCAGGTCAGCGTAGTCGAGGTACTTCGCGGGATCCCACACAGTACGAGCGTACTGCTAAGCCTCGGGGTGCGCCAGCTTCGCCGCGGCCTCTCGCGCGATGGCCGCGACGACGTCGGCGTCCACTCCGGCGTCCGGACGGGCCTGCAACACGACACCGTCCCGCCCCGGCAGTTTCCGCTGCACGAACCACACGCCACCACTGGTCAGCTCGGCCCGATGACGTGCGCGGATCGAGCCGTCCACCCGCTG
This is a stretch of genomic DNA from Amycolatopsis endophytica. It encodes these proteins:
- a CDS encoding FtsK/SpoIIIE domain-containing protein, whose product is MRKNTIPVAGLSIYDPVHLGIYEDGYGVDIELIWRNILLAGEPGAGKSVGLNNIVAHGALCPDLSLWLFDGKQVELGLWREVADLFVGPDIERALTALERLQAEMDRRYVELDRVRRRKIDRHDPIDVIMVVIDELALFSATMGTKDQQEQFVRLLRDLVARGRAAGIIVVAATQRPSADIIPTSLRDLFGYRMAYRCTTDSSSDIILGRGWAAQGFDASNIAPEERGVALLLAEGGIPRRMKTAYLTDAHIHSLVEYARRIRTRKTA
- a CDS encoding replication initiator; amino-acid sequence: MTVSTMTLSPTAKTVVGLGAVAEPDILRRASSPDYRWWLAHVMPAAACSRPVRLRVEADWGGGDVERVTDDMPDGLLYVACKNRRASVCPACAETYRADTYQLVKAGLVGRKGVPETVTEHPCFFVTLTAPAFGPVHSRVVSNGQVKPCRPRRYAPLCPHGRSTECRVRHGEDDSCVGEPICRDCYDYEAQAVWNFHAGELWRRTTITLNRYLKAAAKDRGVQVRLSYAKVAEYQRRGVVHFHALIRLDGLDPNDLDTIVAPDPSITPELLSSLIDTAATVTRFTTAPHPRRRTGWTMAWGKQRDIRPVHLLASDHDDRGALTTTAVAAYLAKYATKATEEAGHVSRRLTQLDANLHAERDNHQSRQLVACWRLGQRPFYYTSKQQRTEWAEGWGKLQKWAHMLGFGGHFSTKSRRYSTTLTTLRAVRKAFQRGEHPEETLPADADRDGEQSAVTLNWIFDGVGWLTIGDAALANTAAAKARERKRVAREEIESH
- a CDS encoding helix-turn-helix domain-containing protein; translation: MEPILLRVDEAAHLLGIGRTRVYDLIRLGQLRSVKVFDSRRIPRDAIDEYVRSLMAQAA
- a CDS encoding tyrosine-type recombinase/integrase, coding for MAKRAANGMGTIVQRKDGRYQAAVYVLTVHGTRQRKYVYGKTWEEVNNKRIELLDNNRKGVPSISSSMKLGDYLDYWLDEIVRVERGASTYSGYEVVVRRYLKPLLGSRKLNALTPADVRKMLAKLRKMETIHGKKLSARYVQNVFEVLRSALNNAVREELIGRNVTTLVKAPSRDHFEVEPMSAADARRFIRHASEHWLSALWLVLITTGLRKGEVLGLAWSDVNLTTGEFRVRRTVQRVRGKLMFGEPKTKKSRRVLYLPPVCLAALKAHRRDTAERLTEPLNPAPGQPDDLVFITRSGRVVEPRNVNTMLDRVLRRASIDRSRVHDLRHTCATLLLEDGATIREVMEQLGHASITTTANIYGHVLDQAKRQMAERMNQLAAGD
- the lexA gene encoding transcriptional repressor LexA, with the translated sequence MTSYDDLFEHLDAASLPERQQQILVAIRDWVNRFGYAPNTREIGEAVGLRSSSSVSKHLAALEEKGFLRRSATVSRPIDVRAFLESSSGAASSDSVPVPVVGDIAAGTPISAIEQLDDTLTLPRELTGRGTVFGLRVRGDSMIDAAICDGDIVVVRQQSEAHSGQIVAAMIDEEATVKVYRRRNGHVYLEPRNPAYDVIDGDRAVILGAVVSVLRSV
- a CDS encoding trans-aconitate 2-methyltransferase, which encodes MWDPAKYLDYADLRGRPFYDLIGRIACEEPRRVVDLGCGPGNLTRSLAARWPGAALEAIDSSPEMVAAAREAGIDARVADVREWSPAPDTDVVVTNAVLQWVPEHRALLRRWVSELPRGAWFAMQVPGNMDSPSHALVRELASRETWSSRVGALRGVEAVDAPSEYATLFADAGCVVDAWETTYIQRLSGQDAVLEWVTGTALRPIRSALDDDEWRRFRAELAPMLGEAYPPRPDGTTWFPFRRVFAVARV